The bacterium nucleotide sequence ATGTGAAGAAATTTCTTTAGCGACAATCGCAAAAACTTTAATCACATCGCCAATACGTTTCACGGGTCGAAAATTTGAAGTGTGGGTGATCACTTTTTCTTTAGACTCACTACAACCAAAAAAACGCTTAAGGTCTTTCGGGTTTTTTTGCTGCGCTGGGGCATAGAGCTTTTCGTCAACAAAGTTAGGAATGACCGTGATGTTGGTAGAGCTTGGAATGTTTAACTTGTCGTAAGTGGCTAATTTTAAATATTGAGACGGTGTGGTGACGCCGTCGCTTTGCTGAATGGAAAATCGTGTTACGGGTAGGTAACTTCTGTCGTTACCAACTAGGGTAATGTCTGTTCCGTGCAGAGTGGTAATTACTTTAGGAGCTTTAGGGCCTAAAATTGACTTAGCAAGAAAAGCGCTAGTTGCGTGTGGAACTGCATAGTGCACATGGAAAATATCTAGTTCTTCGTATGTAGCAACTTCAGTCATCTTTGAAGTTAGTGCTAAATCGTAGGGAGGGGCCGAAAAAAGTGGATAATCTTGGACGACAACTTCGTGAAAATAAATATTTTCCATTAAACGGTCGAGACGGCGCGGAACATCAGAACAAATAAAGTGGATCTTATGACCACGCGCAGCCATGGCCATGCCGATTTCTGAGGCAATCACCCCACTGCCACCGTAGGTAGGGTAACAAGTAATACCGATATTTAAATTTTTCATAGTTGTACCCAGCGCGGGAAAAATAATCCCTTAGAAGTCGAGCTCGTTGTAAATAACTTTACTGGATCTTCAATTGCTAAAGAATGAAGTGTTAAAAAAGCCTCGCCCTTAGAAACTCCAATTTGTGCTCCGCTTAATGTGTCACGAGCTTCCATTGCAACAAATGACTGATCTGAGGCAATCAAGGTCTTGTTTGAAGCTTTAAACTGACTTGCATAAGCTTTAATCGCCGCAAGTTTTTTTTCGTAAACTGCGCTCACGTCTACAACGTAACTTGCCTCAAAAGGCACGCGCATTTGAAAGTAGCTTACGTTTTTTGGTGAGTGCGCTTCTGTGTCCCCAATTTTTTTCAACCCTGCAAAAAATACTGCGCGCGTAATGAGTTTGCTTGCAGCGACATGGTCAGGGTGCCTTTCCAGCCAATAGGGAGCTAAAATCAACTGTGGCTTATATTTGCGGATTGCTGCAATGAGGCGCATTAATTGTGAGCCAGTTTCAAGTGGCGCATTGCCATCAATACCACCATCTGGGAGTTTTAGATTCTCGCGCGCGCTTAGACCTAAGATCTCTGAGGCGCGCTTAGACTCAGCATAGCGAGTCGGCACATCGCCACCAGTGCCAAGCTCACCTTCGGTGAGATCAAGGATACCAACTTTGTGGCCAAGTCCTGTTAGTTTAGCCACTGTTCCGCCGCAGCAGATTTCAATGTCGTCAGGATGTGCCCCAATAGCTAAAACGTCAAGTTCAGTAGTCATAAGTTTTTAATCTTTAATTCCGTTTCAAATGGATTGCTCAGGGAAAGTATCCTTTCTAGGAAAGATTTTCCATACTTTGCTAGAAAATAAATGGCAGCAAGTTCACGCTCTTGGCTTTCTGCTTCAAAGCCTTTAATTTCAGGGCAATAGAAACTGTTGCGTAAAACGGGCATGGAACGCTGCA carries:
- the bshA gene encoding N-acetyl-alpha-D-glucosaminyl L-malate synthase BshA; translation: MKNLNIGITCYPTYGGSGVIASEIGMAMAARGHKIHFICSDVPRRLDRLMENIYFHEVVVQDYPLFSAPPYDLALTSKMTEVATYEELDIFHVHYAVPHATSAFLAKSILGPKAPKVITTLHGTDITLVGNDRSYLPVTRFSIQQSDGVTTPSQYLKLATYDKLNIPSSTNITVIPNFVDEKLYAPAQQKNPKDLKRFFGCSESKEKVITHTSNFRPVKRIGDVIKVFAIVAKEISSHLVLVGDGPERSSAEQLVWDLGLHQRVCFLGKQESIVPILQLSDVFLLPSETESFGLAALEAMSCGVPVVASEVGGIPEVVTHGKTGYLSKVGNIEVMAAHVLELLKSDTKRSELGKNARLHVEQNFTLEQMATRYEEYYREILSR
- the bshB1 gene encoding bacillithiol biosynthesis deacetylase BshB1, which codes for MTTELDVLAIGAHPDDIEICCGGTVAKLTGLGHKVGILDLTEGELGTGGDVPTRYAESKRASEILGLSARENLKLPDGGIDGNAPLETGSQLMRLIAAIRKYKPQLILAPYWLERHPDHVAASKLITRAVFFAGLKKIGDTEAHSPKNVSYFQMRVPFEASYVVDVSAVYEKKLAAIKAYASQFKASNKTLIASDQSFVAMEARDTLSGAQIGVSKGEAFLTLHSLAIEDPVKLFTTSSTSKGLFFPRWVQL